One genomic window of Angustibacter sp. Root456 includes the following:
- the trxB gene encoding thioredoxin-disulfide reductase, with product MNDVRNVIIIGSGPAGYTAAVYAARANLNPLVFEGSVTFGGALMNTTEVENYPGFRDGVMGPELMEQMRAQAERFGAELVTDDVVEARLDGDVKTVVTGRGETHQAHAVILATGSAYREIGLENEKRLSGHGVSWCATCDGFFFRDQDIAVVGGGDSAMEEATFLTRFARSVTIIHRRDELRASKVMQERAFANDKITFRWNSEVVEVEGDTKVTGLQLRDTVTGELSHLGVTGLFVAIGHDPRTELFRDQLDLGPEGFVEVDGRSSRTSLAGVFACGDVVDHEYMQAITAAGSGCVAALDAERYLADLADHPVPEREEVVTPA from the coding sequence GGTCTTCGAGGGCTCGGTGACCTTCGGTGGCGCCCTGATGAACACCACGGAGGTCGAGAACTACCCGGGCTTCCGCGACGGCGTCATGGGCCCGGAGCTCATGGAGCAGATGCGCGCGCAGGCCGAGCGCTTCGGCGCCGAGCTCGTCACCGACGACGTCGTGGAGGCGCGCCTCGACGGTGACGTCAAGACGGTCGTCACCGGTCGCGGTGAGACCCACCAGGCTCACGCGGTGATCCTCGCCACCGGCTCGGCCTACCGCGAGATCGGTCTGGAGAACGAGAAGCGGCTGTCGGGCCACGGCGTCTCGTGGTGCGCCACCTGTGACGGCTTCTTCTTCCGCGACCAGGACATCGCGGTCGTCGGGGGCGGCGACTCGGCGATGGAGGAGGCGACGTTCCTCACGCGCTTCGCTCGGTCGGTGACGATCATCCACCGCCGCGACGAGCTGCGGGCCTCCAAGGTCATGCAGGAGCGCGCCTTCGCCAACGACAAGATCACCTTCCGCTGGAACAGCGAGGTCGTGGAGGTCGAGGGCGACACCAAGGTCACCGGCCTGCAGCTGCGTGACACCGTCACCGGCGAGCTGAGCCACCTGGGCGTCACCGGCCTGTTCGTCGCCATCGGCCACGACCCGCGCACCGAGCTCTTCCGCGACCAGCTCGACCTGGGGCCCGAGGGCTTCGTCGAGGTCGACGGCCGCAGCTCGCGCACCTCGCTCGCCGGCGTGTTCGCCTGCGGTGACGTGGTCGACCACGAGTACATGCAGGCCATCACCGCCGCCGGCTCGGGCTGCGTCGCCGCCCTGGACGCCGAGCGGTACCTCGCCGACCTGGCCGACCACCCGGTGCCCGAGCGCGAGGAAGTCGTCACCCCCGCCTGA
- the trxA gene encoding thioredoxin, protein MGSRVTTDATFDQDVLASDKPVLVDFWAPWCGPCRAVSPILDEIGAEHADRIEVVKINTDENPAIAARYGVTGLPTMNVYVKGELVKSITGAKPKPMLVRELADFIG, encoded by the coding sequence ATGGGCTCCCGTGTGACCACTGACGCCACGTTCGACCAGGACGTCCTGGCGAGCGACAAGCCGGTGCTCGTCGACTTCTGGGCGCCGTGGTGCGGCCCGTGCCGCGCCGTGTCGCCGATCCTCGACGAGATCGGCGCCGAGCACGCCGACCGGATCGAGGTCGTCAAGATCAACACCGACGAGAACCCCGCGATCGCCGCGCGGTACGGCGTCACCGGCCTGCCGACGATGAACGTCTACGTCAAGGGCGAGCTGGTCAAGTCCATCACGGGGGCCAAGCCGAAGCCCATGCTCGTGCGCGAGCTGGCCGACTTCATCGGCTGA
- a CDS encoding N-acetylmuramoyl-L-alanine amidase, giving the protein MTDPSADPSALMRAGDRGDGVRAVRERLVAAGELPASAVEDDVFDGTVERAVRAFQQRRGMLVDGVVGPQTFRALDGARWLLGDRILLHTPGHLVSGDDVAALQDRLSSLGYPCGRVDGILGVETDEALRDFQRGVGLQADGVAGPKTLRALAQLGRAVTGGAPHALREADRVRSAGPDLRGRLVVLDPGHSQVEPGAVVGDVREADVTLDLARRIEGRLAALGVQTVLTRGLTGNPTQLERAELANALGADLLLSIHCEALPSTPQAHGVATFFYGSPEGGSAWSATGEQLASLVQREIVARTGLLDCRSHPRTWDILRGTRMPAVRLEAGYLSHEADAARLADPEFRDTVAEAVVVAVQRVYLSDQDEGATGTLRLADVLARVRAP; this is encoded by the coding sequence ATGACGGACCCCTCGGCGGACCCGAGCGCCCTGATGCGCGCAGGTGATCGCGGCGACGGCGTGCGCGCCGTCCGCGAGCGGCTCGTGGCGGCCGGGGAGCTGCCCGCCTCCGCGGTCGAGGACGACGTCTTCGACGGCACCGTCGAACGCGCCGTGCGCGCGTTCCAGCAGCGCCGCGGCATGCTCGTCGACGGTGTGGTGGGTCCGCAGACCTTCCGGGCGCTCGATGGCGCCCGCTGGCTGCTGGGCGACCGGATCCTGCTGCACACCCCGGGGCACCTCGTGAGCGGGGACGACGTCGCCGCGCTGCAGGACCGGCTGAGCTCGCTCGGCTACCCCTGCGGGCGGGTTGACGGCATCCTCGGCGTCGAGACCGACGAGGCGCTGCGGGACTTCCAGCGTGGCGTGGGTCTGCAGGCAGACGGTGTGGCGGGTCCGAAGACCCTGCGGGCGCTGGCCCAGCTGGGCCGGGCCGTCACCGGCGGCGCGCCTCACGCGCTGCGGGAGGCCGACCGCGTGCGATCGGCCGGCCCCGACCTGCGCGGTCGGCTCGTGGTGCTCGACCCGGGGCACTCCCAGGTCGAGCCGGGTGCGGTCGTCGGCGACGTGCGCGAGGCTGACGTGACGCTCGACCTCGCCCGACGGATCGAGGGCCGGCTCGCCGCGCTGGGCGTCCAGACGGTGCTCACCCGCGGCCTCACGGGCAACCCCACCCAGCTCGAGCGCGCCGAGCTGGCCAACGCGCTCGGAGCCGACCTGCTGCTGTCGATCCACTGCGAGGCCCTCCCCAGCACGCCGCAGGCTCACGGCGTCGCCACCTTCTTCTACGGCAGCCCCGAGGGCGGCAGTGCGTGGTCGGCGACCGGCGAGCAGCTGGCCTCCCTCGTGCAGCGCGAGATCGTGGCGCGTACGGGCCTGCTCGACTGTCGCTCGCACCCACGCACCTGGGACATCCTGCGCGGCACCCGGATGCCCGCCGTGCGCCTGGAAGCCGGCTACCTGTCGCACGAGGCGGACGCCGCCCGGCTGGCCGACCCCGAGTTCCGCGACACCGTCGCCGAGGCCGTCGTGGTCGCCGTCCAACGGGTCTACCTCAGCGACCAGGACGAGGGCGCCACCGGCACGCTCCGCCTCGCCGACGTGCTGGCCCGCGTCCGGGCCCCCTGA